The Pandoraea apista genomic interval CATATCGGCAATGGCCGCGATGATGTCGTTGAATTCCGAATAGCACATGTGCGTGTGAATCTGCGTGTCGTCCTGCACACCGTTCGCCGAGATACGGAACGCCTCGACGGCCCAGTCCAGATACGTCTGCCATTGCGCGCGGCGCAGCGGCAGGCCTTCGCGCAGCGCGGCTTCGTCGATCTGGATCACGCGCACACCGGCACGTTCCAGGTCCAGCACTTCCTCGCGGATCGCCAGGGCCAGTTGGAAGCACGATACCGAGCGGGGCTGGTCGTCGCGCACGAACGACCAGTTCAGGATCGTAACCGGGCCGGTCAGCATGCCCTTCATCGGCTTGCTGGTCAGCGACTGCGCATACTTGATCCACTCGACGGTCATGGCCTTCGGGCGGCTGATGTCGCCGAACATGATCGGCGGCTTCACGCAACGTGAGCCGTACGACTGCACCCAGCCGAACTGGCTGAAGGCGTAGCCCTCGAGCTGCTCGCCGAAGTACTCGACCATGTCGTTGCGCTCGGCTTCGCCGTGCACGAGCACGTCAAGGCCCAGGGCTTCCTGTTCGCGAACGCAGCGGGCAATCTCGGCCTGCATGGCGGCGACGTAACCGGCCTGATCCAGCTCGCCGGCCTTGAACTGGCGGCGAGCGGTACGGATTTCGGACGTTTGCGGGAACGAACCGATCGTTGTGGTCGGGTAGCGCGGCAGGTTCAGCGTGGCGGCTTGCTTTTCGGCACGCGTCGCATACGGGCTCTGACGGCGGCCCAGCGATGCTTCGATTTTCGCCACCGCAGCTTTTACGGCCGGGTTGTGCACACGCGGCGACGCGCGGCGGCTGGCGATGGCTGCGGCGTTTGCAGCCAATTCGGCACGAACCGCGTCACGGCCTTCGTTAAGGGCACGGGCCAGCACATTCACTTCCGCCAGTTTTTGCTTGGCGAAGGCCAGCCACGACTTGATTTCGGCGTCGAGCTTTTGCTCGCTGTCGAGATCGACCGGCACGTGAAGCAGCGAGCACGATGGGGCGAGCCAAAGGCGGTCGCCCAGCGTCTTTGCGACCGGCTCCAGCCAGTCGAGCAGCGCCGTCAGATCGGCCTTCCAGATATTGCGGCCGTTGACCACACCCAGCGACACGATCTTGTCTGCCGGCAGGGCGGCGATGGCTTTTGCGACTTCTTCCCGCGCATTCACGGCGTCGAGGTGCAGACCGTCGATCGGCAGACGGCAGGCCAGCGGCAGATTGTCTTGCAGTTCTCCGAAGTAGGTGGCGAGCAGGCGCTTGACGGGCGTGGAGGCGAGGGCGGCGTAGGCCGTCTCGAAAGCCTTCCGCCAGTCGGCGCTCAGTTCGGTGACGAGGATCGGCTCGTCGATCTGTACCCACTCCACGCCCTGCGCGGCCAGCGTTTTCAGCAGCGTCACGTAGACGGGCAGCAGGCGCGGCAGGAGGGCGAGCTTGTCGCTGTCGTCCTTGGCCTTGCCGAGCCAGAGATACGTGACGGGGCCGATGATGACCGGCTTGGCCTTCACGCCTGCGGCACGGGCTTCGGCGAGTTGCTCGACCAGCCGCGAGGCGTCGAGCGAGAAGTTCGTCGCCGCCGAGAACTCCGGGACGATGTAGTGGTAATTGGTGTCGAA includes:
- the metE gene encoding 5-methyltetrahydropteroyltriglutamate--homocysteine S-methyltransferase, whose translation is MAKTHNLGFPRVGAKRELKFGQEAYWKGQSSRDALKALGASLRRRHWQDQAALDLAPVGDFAFYDQVLDMSFTLGNLPERVQDFHGDVLDNYFRVARGRSAQSAEAHAGCCGGVAAGEMTKWFDTNYHYIVPEFSAATNFSLDASRLVEQLAEARAAGVKAKPVIIGPVTYLWLGKAKDDSDKLALLPRLLPVYVTLLKTLAAQGVEWVQIDEPILVTELSADWRKAFETAYAALASTPVKRLLATYFGELQDNLPLACRLPIDGLHLDAVNAREEVAKAIAALPADKIVSLGVVNGRNIWKADLTALLDWLEPVAKTLGDRLWLAPSCSLLHVPVDLDSEQKLDAEIKSWLAFAKQKLAEVNVLARALNEGRDAVRAELAANAAAIASRRASPRVHNPAVKAAVAKIEASLGRRQSPYATRAEKQAATLNLPRYPTTTIGSFPQTSEIRTARRQFKAGELDQAGYVAAMQAEIARCVREQEALGLDVLVHGEAERNDMVEYFGEQLEGYAFSQFGWVQSYGSRCVKPPIMFGDISRPKAMTVEWIKYAQSLTSKPMKGMLTGPVTILNWSFVRDDQPRSVSCFQLALAIREEVLDLERAGVRVIQIDEAALREGLPLRRAQWQTYLDWAVEAFRISANGVQDDTQIHTHMCYSEFNDIIAAIADMDADVITIETSRSDMELLDAFDSFQYPNEIGPGVYDIHSPNIPTQEHIVSLMQKAAERIPAKRLWVNPDCGLKTRQWAEVIPALQNMVAAAKTLRAQ